The sequence CTGGCAAGCCGGGAGGAGTCCATATACGAATAACCCCGAAGGGGTTATCCGCCGTTTCGTGTTGGGCTGCGGCGCATAACCGCGAACGGTTATGCGTCCTACGGGTGGATCTGTGTGCGAGTTCTCGCGGATGAATCCGCTCCTACGAAAAGCCTGGGCGCTGCGGATCAGCGCTCGAGCTTCTGCATCTGCCCCTGCTGCAACGTCCAGCTCACCACCTCCGCGGCAAGGCGGTCGCTGGCCTGGCCGAAGGCTGTGACCACTTCCGCGACCTGGGTTCCGCTGCTTGGCTGGCGTGCTTCGAAACGGCGGCTGGCGACGATGCGCTGGGTTGCGGTTTGCACCAGGCGGGCTTCCAGCACCACGACCGCTGCCACTTGCTGGCCCTGGTATTCGCTCTGGAAGGCGCGCAGGTCGCCGTCCAGTTCGAGGTCGGCTTGCAGGGTGACGGCGTCGCTGCTCAATGCCGAGATGCGGCCGTCGGCGCGGAAGGCGTCGAGCAGGCGGTCGCGCAGCAGTTTCGGGGCGGTGTCGCTCCAGCGTGCGCCCTGGTAGACGCTTAGCAGGTCGCCCTTGGGCAGTACCGCGATGCGGTTGCTGTCCAGCACCTGGCTGGCATTGGGCGCATCCACCCGCAGCGACCAGCTCACCGGCGGCGTGGCGCGTGCCGGTTGCTGTTTGACCGGCAGCAGGTAGGCGTCCGGGGTTTCCGCCTTGGGCAGGATCGAGCAGGCGCCGATCAGGGCGGCGAGTGCGCAGGTGCCGAGCAGGCGCAGGGGCGCGGTCATGGCTGGAACTCCTTGGTGCGGTGGCCGCCGAGCAGGTAGTCGGTGGGATTTTCTTCCAGCCGCCGGGTTACCCCGCGCAGGCTTTCCAGGGTGGTGCGCAGCTCGCGCAGCGCCGGGCCGACTTCGCCGAGGCCGTTCAGGCCGTTGTTGACTGCGCCTTCATTGCGCTCCAGCAGGCGGTCGATGCGCTCGCTGCTGCTTTGCAGCGCCGCGACTGTCTTGCGGGTGTCGGCGAGGATGTCCTTGCCCTGGCTGTCGAGCAGCTGGTTGGCATTGCCGAGCAACTGGTTGGCGTTGGCCAGGGTCTGGCGCATCTGTCCGCTGGACGCGGCCAGTTCCTTGACGATCTGGCGGATGTCGTCGCGCTGCTCGGCGATGGTCGCGGTGGCCTGGTCGATGTGGTCCAGGGTGCGGCTGACGCGGTCGGCGTTCTCCTGGGAGAACATTCGGTTCACGCTGGTGATCAGGTTGCTGATGTTGGTGGCGATGTCCTCGCCGTTGGCCAGCAGCTTGCTGAGCGGTGAGGGAATCGTCTTGATCACCGGGATCTTGCCGTTCTCGCCCACCAGCGGCGGGCTCTCCGGCGAGCCGCTGCTGAGCTGGATTATCGCAGTGCCGGTGACACCGGTTATGGCGAGCTTGGCGCGGGTGTCCTGGCGGACCGGGGTGCTGTCGAACACGCGGATGCGTGCCAGCACCTTGCGCGGGTCCTGCGGGTCGAGGCGCAGGCTGACCACGTCGCCGACCTTGATGCCGCTGTACTGCACGGTGCCGCCCTGGGACAGGCCGGTCACCGCCTCGGTGAAGATCACGTCGTAGAAGTTGTAGGCCTGGTCGCTGCTGGACTTGGCCAGCCACAGGCCGAAGAGCAGCCCGCCGGCCGCCACCAGCACGGTGAACAGGCCGATCAGCACGTGATGGGCGCGGGTTTCCATTAGTTTTCCTCCGTAAGGCGCTGCGTCGCCTGCTGCGCAGCGCGGCCACGCGGGCCATGGAAATAGT is a genomic window of Pseudomonas knackmussii B13 containing:
- a CDS encoding ABC-type transport auxiliary lipoprotein family protein, with amino-acid sequence MTAPLRLLGTCALAALIGACSILPKAETPDAYLLPVKQQPARATPPVSWSLRVDAPNASQVLDSNRIAVLPKGDLLSVYQGARWSDTAPKLLRDRLLDAFRADGRISALSSDAVTLQADLELDGDLRAFQSEYQGQQVAAVVVLEARLVQTATQRIVASRRFEARQPSSGTQVAEVVTAFGQASDRLAAEVVSWTLQQGQMQKLER
- a CDS encoding MlaD family protein, translating into METRAHHVLIGLFTVLVAAGGLLFGLWLAKSSSDQAYNFYDVIFTEAVTGLSQGGTVQYSGIKVGDVVSLRLDPQDPRKVLARIRVFDSTPVRQDTRAKLAITGVTGTAIIQLSSGSPESPPLVGENGKIPVIKTIPSPLSKLLANGEDIATNISNLITSVNRMFSQENADRVSRTLDHIDQATATIAEQRDDIRQIVKELAASSGQMRQTLANANQLLGNANQLLDSQGKDILADTRKTVAALQSSSERIDRLLERNEGAVNNGLNGLGEVGPALRELRTTLESLRGVTRRLEENPTDYLLGGHRTKEFQP